The proteins below are encoded in one region of Lactuca sativa cultivar Salinas chromosome 3, Lsat_Salinas_v11, whole genome shotgun sequence:
- the LOC111877056 gene encoding 40S ribosomal protein S15-4, whose product MAEVEVDVAAAGVPKKRTFKKFSFRGVDLDALLDMSTDELVKLFTARARRRFQRGLKRKPMALIKKLRKAKREAPAGEKPELVKTHLRNMIIVPEMIGSVVGVYNGKTFNQIEIKPEMIGHYLAEFSISYKPVKHGRPGIGATHSSRFIPLK is encoded by the exons atg GCGGAAGTGGAGGTTGATGTAGCGGCAGCCGGAGTTCCGAAGAAGAGGACGTTCAAGAAGTTCAGTTTCAGAGGAGTTGATTTGGATGCTTTGCTTGATATGTCCACTGATGAGCTTGTAAAGCTCTTCACTGCTCGTGCTCGCAGAAG GTTTCAGAGAGGTTTGAAGAGGAAGCCCATGGCTTTGATTAAGAAGCTTCGCAAAGCT AAACGTGAGGCACCAGCTGGAGAAAAGCCAGAGCTTGTGAAAACCCATTTGAGGAACATGATCATTGTTCCAGAAATGATCGGAAGTGTTGTTGGTGTTTACAATGGAAAGACTTTCAATCAGATTGAAATTAAGCCTGAGATGATTGGACATTATCTTGCTGAATTCTCCATTTCATACAAACCAGTGAAGCATGGAAGACCAGGTATTGGTGCTACTCACTCTTCCAGGTTTATCCCATTGAAGTGA